One window of Caloenas nicobarica isolate bCalNic1 chromosome 7, bCalNic1.hap1, whole genome shotgun sequence genomic DNA carries:
- the ZFYVE27 gene encoding protrudin: MQAAERDGAAGSPEGVAGGGEAPPELSSPRAAAAFDLLELVRSYRRLELYLEPLRDAAEGVRSLLRWQRPVCSLLVCLGLNFLLLTLGQAAWCSVLALSVVVPALLGYLQEMCQARPSELELLRRRYHSVRREDLRKVQLSRQEAVAQVKSFLIQLEEFLSGMCCSCEAVYRVLYWENPTVSSQFYGALLGSVCVLYLLPLCWVLAILNSTLFLGNTQFYQVIMELKASLEQCVGTKPVESTSEPAEPLPASPPLDQTPTPTSTEDLTPGSVEEAEEAEPDEEFKDAIEEDDESSQCSADFDLSLPDNGFMSKNEVIRSKVSRLTERLRKRYPSNNFGSCTGCAATFSVLKKRRSCSNCGNSFCSRCCSFKVPKAVMGATAPEAQRETVFVCALCNQVLIK; this comes from the exons ATGCAGGCGGCGGAGCGCGACGGGGCGGCGGGCAGCCCCGAAGGGGTGGCGGGGGGCGGTGAGGCCCCGCCGGAGCTGTCTTCGCCCAGGGCCGCCGCCGCTTTCgacctgctggagctggtgcgGAGCTACCGGCGGCTGGAGCTCTACCTGGAGCCGCTGCGCGACGCCGCCGAGGGCGTCCGCTCCCTCCTCCG GTGGCAGCGGCCCGTGTGCTCCCTCCTCGTCTGCCTCGGCCTCAACTTCCTCCTGCTCACCCTCGGCCAAG CTGCCTGGTGCTCGGTGCTGGCCCTGTCGGTCGTGGTGCCGGCCCTGCTGGGCTACCTGCAGGAGATGTGCCAGGCCCGGCCCtcggagctggagctgctgcgcAGGAGGTACCACAGTGTCCGCCGAGAGGACTTGCGCAAGGTGCAGCTCTCGCGGCAGGAGGCCGTCGCCCAGGTCAAGAGCTT CCTGATCCAGCTGGAGGAGTTCCTGAGTGGGATGTGCTGCAGCTGTGAGGCAGTGTACCGTGTGCTGTACTGGGAGAACCCCACTGTCTCTTCCCA GTTTTATGGGgcactgctgggctctgtctgtgTCCTTTATCTGTTGCCCCTCTGCTGGGTCCTGGCCATCCTCAACAGCACCCTCTTCCTGGGCAACACCCAGTTTTACCAAG TGATAATGGAGCTCAAGGCCTCGCTTGAGCAATGTGTGGGCACCAAACCCGTTGAGAGCACTTCAGAGCCTGCCGAACCCCTGCCAGCTTCTCCCCCCCTGGATCAGACCCCCACACCCACCAGCACAGAG GACCTTACCCCTGGCAGCgtggaggaggcagaggaggcagAGCCTGACGAAGAGTTCAAAGATGCTATCGAG gagGATGACGAGAGCTCTCAGTGCTCAGCAGATTTTGACCTCAGCCTCCCGGATAATGGTTTTATGAGCAAAAATGAGGTGATCCGCAGCAAGGTGTCACGCCTGACCGAGCGCCTGCGCAAGCGCTACCCCAGCAACAACTTTG GGAGCTGCACGGGCTGCGCAGCCACTTTCTCTGTGCTCAAGAAGAGG CGGAGCTGCAGCAACTGTGGGAACAGTTTCTGCTCCAGGTGTTGCTCCTTCAAAGTCCCCAAGGCTGTGATGGGAGCCACAG CTCCAGAGGCCCAGAGGGAGAcagtttttgtgtgtgctttgtGCAACCAGGTGCTCATCAAGTGA
- the SFRP5 gene encoding secreted frizzled-related protein 5: MPRAGEAPGGRGTALLALALALAGSPGSGQHYDYYGWQPEGLPHGRFYGREPQCLDIPPDMQLCRDVGYKRMRLPNLLEHETMAEAKQQASSWVPLLAKQCHTDTQLFLCSLFAPVCLDRPVYPCRSLCEVVRDSCAPVMESYGFPWPEMLHCGKFPSDHELCIAVQFGNSKVTPPPVSKICTQCEMEHKADGMMEQMCSSDFVVKMRIKEMTEENGERRLVAAQKKKVLKLGPLKRKDTKKMVLHMRNVGACPCPQLDSLTGSFLVMGRKVGSRLLLLAVYPWQKHNKEMKFAVKFMFSYPCPLYHPLLYGAGQH; this comes from the exons ATGCCGCGGGCGGGCGAAGCCCCGGGGGGCCGGGGCACggcgctgctggccctggcgcTGGCGCTGGCGGGGTCCCCGGGCAGCGGGCAGCACTACGACTACTACGGCTGGCAGCCCGAGGGGCTGCCCCATGGACGCTTCTACGGGCGGGAGCCACAGTGCCTCGACATCCCGCCGGACATGCAGCTCTGTCGCGACGTGGGCTACAAGCGCATGCGGCTGCCCAACCTGCTGGAGCATGAGACCATGGCCGAGGCCAAGCAGCAGGCCAGCAGCTGGGTGCCCCTGCTCGCCAAGCAGTGCCACACTGACACccagctcttcctctgctccctctttGCTCCTGTTTGCCTCGATCGGCCCGTCTATCCCTGCCGCTCCCTTTGTGAGGTGGTTCGCGACTCCTGTGCCCCTGTCATGGAGTCCTATGGCTTCCCCTGGCCCGAGATGCTGCACTGTGGCAAGTTCCCCTCCGACCACGAGCTTTGCATCGCCGTCCAGTTTGGGAACAGCAAGGTCACCCCACCACCAG TGTCCAAGATCTGCACCCAGTGTGAGATGGAGCACAAGGCGGATGGCATGATGGAGCAGATGTGCTCCAGTGACTTTG TGGTGAAGATGCGCATTAAGGAGATGACAGAGGAGAACGGGGAGCGGCGGCTGGTGGCCGCCCAGAAGAAGAAGGTGCTGAAGCTGGGCCCACTCAAGCGCAAGGACACCAAGAAGATGGTGTTGCACATGAGAAATGTGggtgcctgcccctgcccccaGCTCGACAGCCTCACTGGCAGCTTCCTGGTGATGGGCCGCAAGGTGGGCAGCCGCCTGCTCCTCCTTGCTGTCTACCCCTGGCAGAAGCACAACAAGGAGATGAAGTTTGCTGTCAAGTTCATGTTCTCCTACCCGTGCCCTCTCTACCACCCCTTGCTCTATGGGGCTGGGCAGCACTaa
- the MARVELD1 gene encoding MARVEL domain-containing protein 1, which produces MFGSSWGTKPLPGPWVPPDPRRSRQGPAMAPTAPPAVPPPPGPPTRGSLSLHRAYLRSPLGLLRLGQLALGAAFWVTVAAHKYEGAAHFALFAAVLVWLLTLALFGLSLLGRWALVPWLGSRWLFTNLVHDLALGVGLYAAATGIMGYKAEQRSYCNLPGYSQRCLYSAYLSASICGGITACLYLFSGLYCLSRRCRDERDII; this is translated from the coding sequence ATgtttggcagcagctgggggacgAAGCCGCTGCCGGGGCCCTGGGTCCCGCCCGACCCGCGCCGGAGCAGGCAGGGCCCCGCCATGGCCCCCACGGCTCCCCCGGCAGTGCCGCCGCCTCCGGGACCACCGACCCGcggctccctcagcctccaCCGGGCCTACCTGCGGAGCCCCCTGGGCCTGCTGCGCCTGGGGCAGCTGGCGCTGGGCGCTGCCTTCTGGGTGACAGTGGCGGCTCACAAATATGAGGGGGCAGCCCATTTTGCCCTCTTCGCCGCGGTCCTGGTCTGGCTCCTCACCCTGGCCCTCTTTGGGCTGAGCCTGCTGGGTCGCTGGGCGCTGGTGCCATGGCTGGGCTCCCGATGGCTCTTCACCAACCTGGTGCACGACCTGGCACTGGGTGTGGGGCTCTACGCGGCCGCAACCGGCATCATGGGCTACAAAGCCGAGCAGAGAAGCTATTGCAACCTGCCAGGCTACAGCCAGCGCTGCCTCTACAGTGCCTACCTGAGCGCCTCCATCTGCGGGGGCATCACCGCCTGCCTGTACCTCTTCTCTGGGCTCTACTGCCTTTCACGGCGCTGCCGGGATGAGCGTGACATCATCTGA
- the AVPI1 gene encoding arginine vasopressin-induced protein 1: MGTPASVVSDPPGRVAPAARCRKRASANIFQGVGLPELRTLFRRGGVELPEERARLVWRYGDQRRMARTLRRLRRRPAQPGGRIAALRRFSHLRITEKGPEDRCGAEAPSGSTEQH, from the exons ATGGGTACGCCAGCCTCGGTGGTGAGCGACCCTCCGGGGCGGGTGGCGCCCGCAGCCCGCTGCCGCAAGCGGGCCTCGGCCAACATCTTCCAGGGCGTGGGGCTGCCGGAGCTGCGGACCCTCTTCCGGAGAGGTGGGGTCGAGCTGCCCGAGGAGCGCGCCCGCCTCGTCTGGCGGTACGGGGACCAGCGGCGCATGGCAAGGACCCtgcggcggctccggcggcgGCCGGCCCAGCCCGGCGGCAGAATAGCGGCTCTGCGGCGCTTCAGCCACCTCCG GATCACAGAGAAGGGGCCAGAGGACAGATGCGGTGCCGAGGCACCCTCAGGATCCACAGAGCAGCACTAA